The genomic interval GGGCCTTTCCGCCGATCCACGCGTTGATGCCGAACCACCCGCACGCGACGAGCGCGCGCATCACGGCGGGCACGTTCGCGCCGTTCACGCCGTAGGCCGCGCGGGCGAACACGGGGAAGGGGATTCCGTATTTCGTTCCCGGGTGCGAGTTCAAGAGGATCGGCGCGAGCACGATGACGTTGCCGACCAAGATGGTGACCAGCGCCTGCCACCAGTTCATGCCCGCCTTGATGAGGCCGGCGGCGAGCATGTACGTCGGGATGCAATGGGCCATGGAGATCCACAGCGCCGCGTACGTGTAGGTCGTCCAGGTGCGCTTCGCGATCGGCGTCGGTGCGAGGTCCTCGCTGTAGAGCGAGCTGCCCTCGAGCTCGATCTCCGGAGAGATCTCGACACGTCCGTCCTCACGCACGATCTGCTCGGTGTCGGGCCCCATGGATCGCACGTCATACCACGGGCGCGCACGATTTGCGCGCCCCGTATGCATAGTAATTTCAGATATTTAGGAGGCGATCGGCGGGCACCGGTCCGTCATCGTTTGGCGGGGAGCAGGCGGGGGCCCCCGGTCGTGTCGCCCTTCATCCCACGGCGAATCTCGATGCCTCGCCCGGCCTCGTGGCCCTCGGTGTACGCCCGCGTGCGGCGCTCGCCGGCCGACCGGACATGGCGGACGTACGGGTGGCGCCGGCGGTAGTACGTGTGAAGGTCCGCGTCCTTCACCCACACGAGGCCCGCTTCCTCCTGAGCGTCGGCCTCGTGGGAGAGCTTGTCGAGCATGCCGTGCATCACGCCCGCGAGGAACCGGCGGCGGTCGGCGTCCCCGGGGATGCGGTTCTTCTGCTTGTGGGCCACCCAGAGGCGCTCGGCCGTGTGGGTGAGGTAGGCGTGGATGTACTCAGCGATCTCGAGGTTCTCGCGCGTGCCGCACACTTCGAGCACGCTCCCGCGTTTGCCTTCGAGCGGCCTGTAGACGGGGACCCAAATGCACTCGACGAAGAAGTGCTTCGCGAGCACGAGCGAGAGGACACGCTCGGCCTCGGTGACGCGGCCCGAGGGGCGCCCGAGGTGCCGGAACGTGTGCCCGCGCGCGGCGCGTGTCTTGGAGAGGTCGACGTTGTGGCGAACGAGGAGGCGCTGGGCGGCGAGCATAGCGGCCTCCGCTTCGTGCACGTTCGGGCTCTCGGCGAGGGCCAAGAGGCGCGCGATCTTCTCGCCCACGCGGTCTTTCTCGTCCTCCCCGGAGACCTCGGGTTTTCCGGACGGGCGGCCGTCGATCCCGAGGCGCTCGCATAGGGCGCGGAAGACGGGCCCGTGGGCCTCCTCGACGGCGTCGGGGCGACGCTCGGTCATGTACTGGTGGGCCATCTCGTGCTTCAGCACCTCGATGACGATGCCCCAGGGCTCGACGACGATGAGATTCCGCGCGATCTCGATCGTGCATCGCTCGGGCACCCAGCGGCCGAGGCGGGTCTCCGAGACGACGAGCACGAAGGTGGGCGTGCGGAGGGTGTCGCGGAAGAGCGTCCCGTTGAGGACCCGGTGGCTCTCGACGAGCTCACGGAGGAGCGCGGCCTCGAGGGCAGCGGAGAGATGGCTCACGGGGCACCTCCGCGCGAGGCGCGCCTGCGCCCCCCGAGGTCGGGTGGGACAGCCATGGAAATCGTCGGTCGGAGGGCCACGGGAGCTGCCGAAACCTTAGCCGCTGGCCCCACTGAAGACCATACTAGCCGCGATGCTTCCGTTCCCCGAGAGTGTGGACGTGCTCGTCGTCGGTGCGGGCCCAGCGGGCGCCGTCGCAGCCTCGATCCTCGCGCGCAAAGGCTTTCAGGTCTTGGTCGTCGAGCGCCTCGCGTTCCCGCGCCACGTCATCGGGGAGTCCCTCCTGCCGCGCTGCCTCGATCTGCTCGGCGAGGCGGGGCTCTTGGGCGCCGTCGAGCGCCGCGGCTACGAGGTCAAACACGGCGCGACGTTCGTCCGTGCGGGCAAGACCCAGCGCTTCGCCTTCCGCGACAACCTGCCCGGCGACGCGGCGTATGCGTATCAAGTCCCTCGGGACGACTTCGATCAAACGCTCGCGACGGCCGCGTTCGCTTCCGGTGCGGACGTCCGCTTCGGCGCCGGCGTTCGATCGGTGACGACGCGCGAGGAGGGGAGCGCGACCATGGCGGACGTCGTGCTGTTCGACGAGCACACCGAACGCGAGGTGAACGTCTCCGCGCGCTTCGTGCTCGACGCGAGCGGCCCCGCGCGTGTCCTCGCGAAGGCGTTCGGGCTCGAGGAGCCCTCGGACATCCTTGCGCGGACGGCCATGTACACCCACGTCGAAGGCGATCGACGTCCGAGCGACGACACCGCGGGAGACATCTTCATCACCATCCACCCGGCCGGCGCGTGGCTCTGGATCATCCCGTTTTCGAACGGGCGCACGAGCGTCGGCGTCGTGGCCGAGCCGCACCTCTTCGAGGGCAGGGGAAGCCCCGCCGAGCGGTTCTGGGAGCTCGTGCGAGGGGAGCCCGCGGCGGCCGAGAGGCTCGGTCGAGCCCGGCAGGCGCTCCCCATCCAGGTGCTCCGCGGTTGGAGCACCCGGACGCGGCGACTTTCGGGGAAGGGCTACGCGATCGCGGGAAATGCCGGTGATTTCCTCGATCCGGTCTTCTCGAGCGGCGTGATGTTCGCGCTCGAGTCGGGGAGCCTCGCCGCCCACTTGGCGGCCCGAGAGCTCGCCTCGGAGCCCGTCGACTGGGAGGTCGAGTACGAGGGGGTCCTAAAACAAGCGGTTGACGTATTTCGTGTCTTCGTCAAGGCCTGGTACACGGGCGAGCTCCCCGACCTCTTCTTCTTCGACAAAAAGCCCATGACGGCCATTCGCCACATCACGTCGATCCTCGGCGGGAACGTGCGAAACCGGAACAACCCGTTCGTGTCGAACGACGCGAGGGGCGAGCTCGATCGCATGCTCGCGGCCGTTCGTCACGAGGAGGCTCGTGCGGCGAAGGGGCGCACACGAGAGCACGAAACGACGAAGGCCACCTGAGGAGGTGGCCTTCGGGGGGAGCGGGATACCGGGTTCGAACCGGCGACATTCAGCTTGGGAAGCTGACACTCTACCAACTGAGTTAATCCCGCGGACAACCGAGACTCTACCTCGCTCCCGTGGCCGCGCGCAAGCATCACGCGCCAAAGGGCCGCGTCAAAAGGAACGGCCCGGGTGCCTTTGGACACCCGGGCCGCCGAGGTGCGGTCCCCATGTCGACCCTTACGGCCTCGCGTTGCGCGTAAGCCGGTCCGGGTGCGACCTCATGGTGGAGGACCCTCGAAGGGGTGCTCCGCTACGACGTTCGCCCCGACACAAGGGACTTCGTTGCACTCTGCATGATAATGGTACCTCCTCCGGCGTGCCGGCACCTGGAATCGCGCGAGGACGCCCGAGGGGGCGGGAGCGCACGGCCATGGTGTTTCGGTTGTTTGGGGCGTTCGCCCCGGGGGACTGCGAGGCCGCACCGATCGGTGCGGAGACCATTCTGGGACGAGCCCGCTCTCGCTTCTTTCGAGAGTAGCACTCGAATTTGCGGGCGGAAGGCCCCCACGCGCCGAATTTTCGCGCGTGCCGTCCGGGCGCACGCACCGGGTCAACGAGCGCGTTGGGCCCCGTCGACCTCGTACGTCATCGTGCACGGGAGGGTCGCGTAGTCGCCTCCGACCGCCGCGAGCTCGCCGGCGCAGTCGCCTTG from Myxococcales bacterium carries:
- a CDS encoding DUF2786 domain-containing protein, with translation MSHLSAALEAALLRELVESHRVLNGTLFRDTLRTPTFVLVVSETRLGRWVPERCTIEIARNLIVVEPWGIVIEVLKHEMAHQYMTERRPDAVEEAHGPVFRALCERLGIDGRPSGKPEVSGEDEKDRVGEKIARLLALAESPNVHEAEAAMLAAQRLLVRHNVDLSKTRAARGHTFRHLGRPSGRVTEAERVLSLVLAKHFFVECIWVPVYRPLEGKRGSVLEVCGTRENLEIAEYIHAYLTHTAERLWVAHKQKNRIPGDADRRRFLAGVMHGMLDKLSHEADAQEEAGLVWVKDADLHTYYRRRHPYVRHVRSAGERRTRAYTEGHEAGRGIEIRRGMKGDTTGGPRLLPAKR
- a CDS encoding tryptophan 7-halogenase, with amino-acid sequence MLPFPESVDVLVVGAGPAGAVAASILARKGFQVLVVERLAFPRHVIGESLLPRCLDLLGEAGLLGAVERRGYEVKHGATFVRAGKTQRFAFRDNLPGDAAYAYQVPRDDFDQTLATAAFASGADVRFGAGVRSVTTREEGSATMADVVLFDEHTEREVNVSARFVLDASGPARVLAKAFGLEEPSDILARTAMYTHVEGDRRPSDDTAGDIFITIHPAGAWLWIIPFSNGRTSVGVVAEPHLFEGRGSPAERFWELVRGEPAAAERLGRARQALPIQVLRGWSTRTRRLSGKGYAIAGNAGDFLDPVFSSGVMFALESGSLAAHLAARELASEPVDWEVEYEGVLKQAVDVFRVFVKAWYTGELPDLFFFDKKPMTAIRHITSILGGNVRNRNNPFVSNDARGELDRMLAAVRHEEARAAKGRTREHETTKAT